The bacterium BMS3Abin02 genome has a segment encoding these proteins:
- the mdeA_2 gene encoding methionine gamma-lyase, with protein sequence MKWDDTIDGKHLHPESLMMSYGYKPEWSEGAIKSPIFQTSTFAFETAEEGKAFFEVATGKRPPAPGEKVGLIYSRLNNPDLEIAEDRLCLWDGSEDALLFKSGMAAIATTLLTYLRPGDLILHSEPLYGGTDHLVNIVLPEFGIESVGFFPDETRDEIRRRVTESGNRLGMIFIETPANPTNALFDIEECAVVAKAASTPDRPVSLVVDNTFLGPLFQKPLDHGADLVIYSATKYLGGHSDLIAGAVLGSKALINPVRGMRTYLGSHSGPWNGWLLMRSLETLSLRMHREADTARKVADFLRSHPKVNYVNYLGYLEPGDPQHDIFVKQCLGAGAMISFEVRDGEPGAFRFLNALNLIHLAVSLGSNESLAEHPGAMTHAGVPDVDKKRYGITEGLVRISVGVEHPDDLILDLSQALAAV encoded by the coding sequence ATGAAGTGGGACGACACCATCGACGGAAAGCACCTCCACCCCGAGAGCCTCATGATGAGCTACGGCTACAAGCCAGAGTGGTCCGAAGGCGCGATCAAGAGCCCGATCTTCCAGACCTCGACGTTCGCATTCGAGACCGCGGAGGAGGGAAAGGCATTCTTCGAGGTCGCCACCGGCAAGCGCCCACCGGCGCCGGGAGAGAAAGTCGGGCTGATCTACAGCCGCCTCAACAATCCGGACCTGGAGATCGCAGAAGACCGGCTCTGCCTGTGGGACGGCAGCGAAGACGCACTCCTGTTCAAGAGCGGCATGGCGGCCATCGCCACGACGCTCCTCACCTATCTTCGCCCGGGAGATCTCATCCTGCACAGCGAGCCGTTGTATGGCGGCACCGACCACCTCGTGAACATCGTGCTCCCCGAGTTCGGCATCGAATCGGTCGGGTTCTTTCCCGATGAGACCCGCGACGAGATCCGGCGTCGGGTGACCGAGTCCGGCAACCGCCTCGGCATGATCTTCATCGAGACCCCGGCGAATCCGACGAACGCGCTGTTCGACATCGAGGAGTGCGCAGTGGTCGCCAAGGCCGCATCGACACCCGACCGTCCCGTGTCCCTCGTCGTCGACAACACGTTCCTCGGGCCGCTGTTCCAGAAGCCGCTCGATCACGGCGCAGATCTGGTGATCTACAGCGCGACGAAGTACCTGGGCGGACACAGTGATCTGATCGCGGGGGCCGTGCTCGGCTCGAAGGCCCTCATCAACCCCGTCCGGGGGATGCGCACGTACCTGGGATCGCATTCCGGGCCCTGGAACGGGTGGCTGCTCATGCGCAGCCTGGAGACACTCTCGTTGCGCATGCACAGGGAGGCCGACACGGCACGCAAGGTCGCCGACTTCCTCCGCTCGCATCCGAAAGTGAACTACGTCAACTACCTCGGGTACCTCGAGCCCGGGGATCCCCAGCACGACATCTTCGTCAAACAGTGTCTGGGCGCCGGCGCGATGATCTCCTTCGAGGTACGGGACGGTGAGCCGGGAGCATTCCGATTCCTGAACGCCCTGAACCTGATCCACCTCGCGGTCAGTCTCGGCAGCAACGAATCACTGGCGGAACACCCCGGTGCGATGACGCATGCCGGCGTGCCGGACGTGGACAAGAAGCGGTACGGAATCACCGAAGGACTGGTCCGCATCTCGGTCGGGGTCGAGCATCCCGATGATCTGATCCTCGACTTGTCGCAGGCGCTCGCCGCCGTCTGA
- a CDS encoding AAA-like domain protein, with protein sequence MTHNIVGRVIGTEDATPLEFWVGVAPGEYLQLDDVVALERTLPGGDTVHIYGIVEQVRARHEGARFDSDVFLIEDGVLPAEVSEAAKVIATRFEPETFVPPRPGQGVVRATGEERDRALFFDRMTDRIPVGLSRSGEPMFVNLEFVDGARGAHVNISGVSGVATKTTYATFLLHSLFTSGVLGARAVNTKALIFNVKGEDLLFLDRPNLAMGDDQAKRYRTLGLPATPFRSVGIYVPPKHGSPSAAPDVRSRHEGVTPFFWTIAEFCTQDLLPFLFADAEDDRAHYTMVVYNVMARLRKATVLDDGGVSIDGESVRTFRDLADLITRKVQEEGTRGEWAGPAIGIGTVNAFVRRIQGAVRHVEHLVRGDLPGAEQHRIELRQQVTVVDLHNLNDRAKRFVVGVTVRRAFEDKERQGQSDELLFLVLDELNKYAPREGFSPIKEILLDVAERGRSLGVILIGAQQTASEVERRIIANSAIRVVGRLDSAEAGRDEYGFLPVVQRQRATIMKPGTMIVAQPELPIPVVLEFPFPAWATRASEAGPPIGGGDVPEDPFEGLT encoded by the coding sequence ATGACACACAACATCGTCGGGCGCGTCATCGGCACCGAAGACGCCACACCGCTCGAGTTCTGGGTGGGGGTTGCCCCGGGTGAGTACCTGCAGCTCGACGACGTCGTCGCTCTCGAACGCACCCTCCCCGGCGGCGACACCGTGCACATCTACGGCATCGTGGAGCAGGTGCGAGCCCGCCACGAAGGCGCCCGGTTCGATTCGGACGTCTTCTTGATCGAGGACGGCGTGCTGCCGGCCGAGGTCAGCGAGGCGGCCAAGGTGATCGCGACGCGCTTCGAACCGGAGACCTTCGTCCCGCCGCGTCCCGGGCAGGGTGTCGTGCGCGCGACGGGAGAGGAGCGGGATCGGGCGCTGTTCTTCGACCGCATGACCGATCGGATTCCCGTCGGTTTGAGCAGGTCGGGTGAGCCGATGTTCGTCAACCTGGAATTCGTCGACGGCGCTCGGGGCGCCCACGTCAACATCTCCGGGGTCTCCGGTGTTGCAACGAAGACCACCTACGCGACCTTCCTGCTCCACAGCCTCTTCACCTCGGGCGTTCTGGGTGCGCGGGCGGTCAACACGAAGGCACTCATCTTCAACGTCAAAGGCGAGGACCTGCTGTTTCTCGACCGTCCGAACCTGGCGATGGGCGACGACCAGGCCAAGCGGTATCGCACCCTCGGTCTCCCGGCGACTCCGTTCCGGTCCGTCGGCATCTACGTGCCACCGAAGCATGGGTCGCCGTCTGCGGCACCCGACGTGCGGTCCCGTCACGAAGGTGTCACGCCGTTCTTTTGGACGATCGCCGAGTTCTGCACGCAGGATCTCCTGCCGTTCCTCTTTGCCGATGCCGAGGACGACCGCGCCCACTACACGATGGTCGTGTACAACGTGATGGCTCGCCTGCGCAAGGCGACCGTTCTGGACGACGGTGGCGTGTCGATCGATGGCGAGTCGGTTCGGACCTTCCGGGACCTCGCAGACCTCATCACCCGAAAGGTGCAGGAAGAGGGCACGCGTGGCGAGTGGGCAGGTCCTGCGATCGGCATCGGAACCGTCAACGCATTCGTTCGCCGCATCCAGGGAGCCGTCCGTCATGTCGAGCACCTCGTCAGGGGTGATCTCCCGGGCGCGGAGCAACACCGCATCGAGTTGCGGCAACAGGTGACCGTCGTGGACCTTCACAACCTCAACGACAGGGCGAAGCGGTTCGTCGTCGGCGTCACCGTGCGCCGGGCGTTCGAGGACAAGGAACGCCAGGGCCAGTCCGACGAGTTGCTGTTCCTCGTTCTGGATGAACTGAACAAGTACGCACCGCGAGAGGGGTTCAGCCCGATCAAGGAGATCCTCCTCGACGTCGCGGAGCGCGGACGGTCGCTCGGCGTGATCCTGATCGGCGCCCAGCAGACGGCAAGCGAGGTGGAGCGGCGCATCATCGCGAACTCCGCCATCCGTGTGGTCGGGCGTCTCGATTCGGCCGAGGCCGGTCGCGACGAGTACGGGTTCCTGCCGGTCGTGCAGCGGCAGCGGGCCACCATCATGAAGCCCGGTACGATGATCGTCGCCCAGCCCGAGCTGCCGATCCCCGTCGTTCTCGAGTTCCCGTTCCCCGCCTGGGCCACCCGGGCTTCGGAGGCGGGCCCACCGATCGGCGGGGGAGACGTGCCGGAGGACCCCTTCGAAGGCCTGACCTGA
- a CDS encoding vacuole effluxer Atg22 like protein: MAALTPAYEGLPDEEYRRRIKAWTLYDWANSAFATTILAAVLPAYYSSVAGATLPSAAVATAYWTTTLSISLIIVAFLAPVLGTIADVMRGKKKFLSIFVGMGVVGTGLLFLITTGDWILASVFFILGRVGFAGANVFYDALLPHVARPEDQDVVSTRGYAIGYLGGGLLLAVNVVMIFVLGSEIGARLSFVSVAIWWAVFSIPLFRRVPEPPSASVPRERGTSITTASLKRLGTTFQHLRKYRQLFRFLVAFLIYNDGIGTIISVAVIYGTELGFKTTELVLAILLVQFVGIPFSLIFGRIPGRKDANRAFYLAFIVFNIVALPLVGAIGARVLPADTTGAPPAAYETIGTALGEGSYGIEAITLDGSWTEIPAETVGDATQGLTRVAETAAPILLLIGLIALVAAWVLGIRRRRNPASSLWSVLTPVLIGIAALLIAALAELLVLTASDPIPYSAATDSSSTATFAFNGQRVEIIHSTGPDLGVWTVSIDGRPLIEDGKPVTIDATTRTVRYGAPVTIDAGTPGTHELTLSASGNGRLAIGEIKVLAPLRTSNLGVILGLILVIEILGLALSSLFGKALFSKLADAMTTKRAIILAVGAYAIIAVWGFFLNAIFEFWFLAWMVAVVQGGSQALSRSMYASMSPAYESGEFFGFFSVMSKFSSILGPVVFAGAVAITGSSRPAVLSLVLFFVVGIAILVTVDVDEGHRIAVEADAAIERGAADA; encoded by the coding sequence ATGGCAGCGTTGACTCCCGCGTATGAAGGTCTCCCAGACGAGGAGTACCGGCGCAGGATCAAGGCATGGACCCTCTACGACTGGGCGAACTCCGCGTTCGCCACGACGATTCTCGCCGCAGTGCTGCCCGCCTACTACAGCTCCGTTGCGGGAGCGACCCTTCCGAGCGCTGCAGTCGCCACCGCGTATTGGACGACGACTCTCAGCATCTCGCTGATCATCGTCGCCTTTCTGGCCCCCGTGCTCGGCACGATCGCCGATGTGATGCGGGGCAAGAAGAAGTTCCTTTCGATCTTCGTCGGCATGGGAGTCGTCGGCACGGGGCTCCTGTTTCTCATCACGACCGGCGATTGGATCCTCGCATCGGTGTTCTTCATCCTCGGACGGGTCGGATTCGCCGGTGCCAACGTCTTCTACGATGCCCTGCTGCCACACGTTGCCCGTCCCGAAGACCAGGACGTGGTCTCGACGCGAGGCTATGCGATCGGCTATCTCGGAGGCGGACTGCTCCTCGCCGTGAACGTGGTCATGATCTTTGTGCTCGGCTCGGAGATAGGGGCCAGGCTTTCGTTCGTCTCCGTGGCCATCTGGTGGGCGGTCTTCTCGATTCCGCTGTTCCGCCGTGTGCCCGAGCCTCCATCGGCCTCTGTTCCGCGCGAGCGGGGAACGAGCATCACCACAGCCAGCCTGAAGCGACTCGGAACGACATTCCAGCACCTTCGCAAGTACCGTCAGCTCTTCCGATTCCTGGTGGCGTTCCTCATCTACAACGACGGGATCGGAACGATCATCAGCGTCGCCGTGATCTACGGAACCGAGCTGGGATTCAAAACCACCGAGCTGGTCCTCGCCATCCTGCTCGTGCAATTCGTGGGCATCCCCTTCAGCCTGATCTTTGGCAGGATCCCCGGCCGCAAGGATGCCAACCGGGCCTTCTACCTGGCCTTCATCGTGTTCAACATCGTGGCCCTTCCACTCGTAGGTGCCATCGGGGCGAGAGTCCTCCCCGCCGACACGACCGGAGCCCCTCCCGCCGCCTACGAGACCATCGGCACTGCACTGGGAGAGGGCAGCTACGGGATCGAGGCGATCACGCTCGACGGCAGCTGGACCGAGATTCCCGCCGAGACGGTCGGGGACGCGACACAGGGACTCACCAGGGTCGCCGAGACAGCGGCACCCATCCTGCTGCTCATCGGCTTGATCGCTCTCGTCGCGGCGTGGGTGCTGGGCATCAGGCGGCGAAGGAATCCGGCTTCCAGCCTTTGGAGCGTCCTCACCCCGGTGCTCATCGGGATCGCCGCACTGCTCATTGCCGCCCTCGCCGAGCTTCTGGTGTTGACGGCTTCGGATCCGATTCCCTACTCCGCCGCCACAGACTCCTCGTCCACGGCGACGTTCGCCTTCAACGGCCAGCGAGTCGAGATCATCCACAGCACCGGGCCCGACCTGGGCGTTTGGACCGTGTCGATCGACGGGCGACCACTCATCGAGGACGGCAAGCCGGTGACCATCGACGCGACGACCCGCACGGTGCGATACGGGGCGCCGGTGACCATCGACGCCGGCACCCCCGGGACGCACGAACTGACACTGAGCGCCTCCGGCAACGGGCGACTCGCCATCGGAGAGATCAAGGTCCTTGCCCCGCTGCGGACGAGCAACCTCGGTGTGATCCTCGGCCTGATCCTCGTGATCGAGATTCTCGGACTCGCCCTCTCCTCCCTGTTCGGCAAGGCTCTGTTCTCGAAGCTCGCAGACGCGATGACCACGAAGCGGGCGATCATCCTTGCGGTCGGTGCATACGCGATCATCGCCGTGTGGGGTTTCTTCCTCAACGCCATCTTCGAGTTCTGGTTCCTCGCATGGATGGTGGCGGTGGTGCAGGGCGGAAGCCAGGCGCTCAGCCGAAGCATGTACGCATCGATGTCTCCTGCGTATGAGAGCGGCGAGTTCTTCGGGTTCTTCTCGGTCATGTCGAAGTTCTCTTCGATTCTCGGCCCGGTCGTCTTCGCAGGTGCCGTGGCCATCACCGGCAGCAGCCGGCCCGCGGTCCTGAGCCTGGTGTTGTTCTTCGTCGTCGGCATCGCAATCCTCGTGACCGTCGACGTCGATGAAGGGCACAGGATCGCCGTGGAGGCGGATGCCGCGATCGAGCGGGGCGCAGCCGACGCCTGA
- the yliI gene encoding soluble aldose sugar dehydrogenase YliI precursor, which translates to MRRVVIIGLLLAAACSRGPEPVSTTAPEAGSVTSTASTTTASPVSTTTTASPISPVSTTTTSLPPLQGIDFEVVATGLADPLFATAPPGDPRLFVVEQAGRVWMFDGDERTLFLDIRDVVNRKGNERGLLGMAFHPNYPDDPRVFVDYTGSGGKTVVASYRLAGEVLDPASATVLLEIPQPAANHNGGMVAFGPDGYLYVAMGDGGAAGDKFGNGQRPDTLLAALLRLDVTPEDGYVIPSENPFVDGGGAPEVWAYGLRNPWRFAFDDGLVYIADVGQEKYEEVDVAPVGGAGLNYGWPITEGVHCFKPAKGCDTEGLTLPVLEYDHSQGCSITGGYVYRGAAIPELDGAYFYSDFCSGWIRSFRYEDGMATDEQQWADSIGNVTSFGLDGDGELLVVTRGGTIYRVVPVR; encoded by the coding sequence ATGCGCCGTGTCGTCATCATCGGGCTTCTGCTCGCTGCCGCGTGTTCTCGGGGCCCGGAACCGGTTTCCACGACCGCTCCCGAGGCCGGGAGCGTGACCTCGACCGCGTCCACGACGACGGCCTCCCCGGTCTCGACGACGACCACGGCCTCCCCGATCTCCCCGGTCTCGACGACGACCACGTCCTTGCCGCCGCTCCAAGGGATCGACTTCGAAGTCGTCGCGACGGGGCTGGCCGACCCCTTGTTCGCTACGGCGCCTCCCGGAGATCCGCGTTTGTTCGTCGTCGAGCAGGCCGGTCGGGTGTGGATGTTCGATGGCGATGAGAGGACTCTGTTTCTGGACATCCGTGACGTCGTCAATCGGAAGGGCAACGAGCGGGGCCTGCTCGGCATGGCGTTTCACCCGAACTACCCGGACGATCCTCGTGTTTTCGTCGACTACACCGGTTCAGGCGGCAAGACGGTCGTGGCCTCGTATCGGCTGGCCGGAGAGGTTCTCGATCCGGCCTCCGCGACAGTGCTGCTCGAGATCCCTCAGCCGGCTGCGAACCACAATGGTGGCATGGTGGCCTTCGGACCCGATGGCTATCTGTACGTCGCGATGGGCGATGGGGGAGCTGCGGGGGACAAGTTCGGCAATGGTCAGCGCCCCGACACGCTGCTGGCGGCGTTGCTCCGGCTCGACGTGACTCCGGAGGACGGCTACGTCATCCCGTCGGAGAACCCGTTCGTGGACGGCGGCGGTGCGCCGGAGGTGTGGGCGTACGGGCTGCGGAACCCGTGGCGGTTCGCGTTCGACGATGGGCTGGTGTACATCGCCGACGTCGGTCAGGAGAAGTACGAAGAGGTCGATGTGGCGCCGGTCGGCGGGGCCGGGTTGAACTACGGATGGCCGATCACCGAAGGGGTCCACTGCTTCAAACCCGCCAAGGGGTGCGACACGGAAGGTCTGACGCTGCCGGTGCTCGAGTACGACCATTCGCAGGGCTGTTCGATCACCGGCGGGTATGTGTATCGGGGTGCTGCAATCCCGGAACTGGACGGCGCCTACTTCTACTCGGATTTCTGCTCGGGGTGGATCCGAAGCTTCCGGTACGAGGACGGGATGGCGACCGACGAGCAGCAGTGGGCCGACTCGATCGGGAACGTCACGTCGTTCGGCCTCGACGGCGATGGCGAGCTGCTCGTCGTAACGCGCGGCGGGACGATCTACCGGGTGGTCCCGGTGCGCTAA
- the gadA gene encoding glutamate decarboxylase alpha, with protein MRGLGRAATLPPMTVQIPQTGRPHDEILDEMRSLAQAEASWEEGRTWSLVYHAGEEHTEFLKEAHGLFFSENALNPLAFPALRRFEAEVVRMTASMLNGDDRVAGTMTSGGTESLLMAVKTYRDWARATKGITEPNMVLPVTAHAAFDKAAHYFGVRQVRVQIADDLRADPAAMEAAITSNTILMVGSAPDYPFGQVDPIEDLATIALGRGIGFHVDSCLGGFLVPWMERLGVRVGRWDFRVPGVTSMSADVHKYGFAAKGASTILYRTPELRRFQFHVTTDWPGGIYASPSMAGTRPGGPIAAAWAALQAIGQDGYLTMTEQILDTSRRLIDGVRSIDGLTMLGDPKLSVFSFVGTDVDTYAIGDVLESRGWHVDRQIKPASLHFMVTPAHAGIVDAFLEDLQRSVDEVRAHPELATSGQAAMYGMMTTLPDSDMLEEIVLQTLDGLYST; from the coding sequence ATGAGGGGCCTCGGTCGCGCCGCTACTCTGCCGCCCATGACGGTGCAAATCCCCCAAACAGGCAGGCCCCACGACGAGATCCTCGACGAGATGCGAAGCTTGGCACAGGCCGAGGCAAGCTGGGAGGAGGGTCGCACCTGGAGCCTCGTCTACCACGCCGGCGAGGAACACACCGAGTTCCTGAAGGAGGCCCATGGGCTGTTCTTCTCCGAGAACGCTCTCAACCCGCTGGCGTTTCCGGCGCTCCGTCGCTTCGAAGCCGAGGTTGTACGTATGACCGCGTCGATGCTCAACGGTGACGATCGGGTCGCAGGCACGATGACTTCGGGCGGCACCGAGAGCCTTCTCATGGCTGTCAAGACGTACCGGGACTGGGCCCGGGCGACCAAGGGGATCACCGAGCCGAACATGGTGCTGCCGGTGACCGCCCATGCCGCGTTCGACAAGGCCGCCCACTACTTCGGTGTGCGGCAGGTGCGGGTCCAGATAGCCGACGACCTGCGGGCGGACCCGGCGGCAATGGAGGCTGCGATCACTTCGAACACGATCCTCATGGTCGGCTCGGCACCGGACTACCCGTTCGGACAGGTCGACCCGATCGAGGACCTGGCCACGATCGCGCTGGGCCGCGGCATCGGCTTTCATGTCGACTCCTGCCTCGGTGGGTTCCTCGTACCGTGGATGGAACGTCTCGGTGTGCGGGTGGGTCGGTGGGATTTTCGCGTCCCCGGGGTGACATCGATGTCGGCCGACGTGCACAAGTACGGCTTCGCGGCGAAAGGCGCTTCGACGATTCTCTATCGAACGCCGGAACTCCGCAGGTTCCAGTTCCACGTCACCACCGACTGGCCAGGCGGCATCTACGCGTCACCATCGATGGCGGGCACCCGGCCGGGTGGCCCGATCGCCGCCGCGTGGGCGGCGTTGCAGGCGATCGGACAGGACGGCTACCTGACGATGACCGAGCAGATCCTGGACACGTCGCGGCGGCTCATCGACGGGGTCCGTTCCATCGACGGTCTCACGATGCTCGGTGACCCGAAGTTGAGCGTCTTCTCGTTCGTCGGCACCGACGTCGACACCTATGCGATCGGTGACGTCCTCGAGTCGAGGGGCTGGCATGTCGACCGCCAGATCAAGCCTGCGTCGCTGCATTTCATGGTCACGCCGGCCCACGCCGGGATCGTCGATGCGTTCCTCGAGGACCTCCAGAGATCGGTCGACGAGGTGCGCGCCCACCCCGAACTGGCGACCAGCGGCCAGGCGGCGATGTACGGGATGATGACGACGCTGCCCGATTCGGACATGTTGGAAGAGATCGTTCTACAGACCCTCGACGGCCTCTATTCGACTTGA
- the carC_2 gene encoding 2-hydroxy-6-oxo-6-(2'-aminophenyl)hexa-2, 4-dienoic acid hydrolase produces the protein MWLDQVEALSPVRRCVALDLPGFGRSDPLRDRVLTMSRLADDLAEFIGNRQADVVALSMGGYVALALWERHPHVIRSLSLLDTRSGEDSDEGREGRRLMAEQVADRGTGSLVDGLAGALLAPDASVVARARLRGMIESTAPETVVAALEGMARRPDRTGLLATITVPTLVLVGQEDRLTPPTVAEAMAALIPDSTLVTIPGAGHLTPVEAPGQVGDALREFWA, from the coding sequence ATGTGGCTGGATCAGGTGGAGGCTTTGTCGCCGGTGCGACGATGTGTCGCGCTCGATCTCCCCGGGTTCGGCAGGTCTGATCCGCTGCGCGATCGGGTACTGACGATGAGCCGGCTCGCAGACGACCTCGCCGAGTTCATCGGCAACCGGCAGGCAGACGTCGTTGCGCTGTCCATGGGCGGGTACGTGGCGCTTGCACTGTGGGAGCGACATCCGCACGTGATCCGCTCGCTGTCGTTGCTCGACACGAGATCGGGCGAGGACAGCGACGAAGGGAGGGAGGGGCGAAGACTCATGGCCGAGCAGGTCGCAGACAGGGGCACGGGTTCCCTGGTGGATGGTCTGGCAGGCGCGCTGCTCGCTCCGGACGCCTCGGTCGTTGCGCGAGCACGACTGCGAGGCATGATCGAGTCGACGGCTCCCGAGACGGTCGTAGCTGCGCTCGAGGGCATGGCTCGCAGACCCGACCGTACCGGCCTCCTTGCGACCATCACCGTCCCGACCCTGGTGCTGGTCGGTCAGGAGGATCGGCTGACGCCGCCGACGGTCGCCGAAGCGATGGCGGCGCTGATACCGGACTCCACACTGGTCACGATCCCCGGAGCAGGGCACCTGACGCCCGTGGAAGCCCCTGGGCAGGTCGGCGACGCCCTCAGGGAGTTCTGGGCCTGA
- the npr gene encoding NADH peroxidase produces MSRLIVVGGDAAGMSGASQARRMDPGLDIVVFERTHWVSYAACGIPYYVGGDVEELRQLQARTPEQFATMGIDVRLGQEVTAINVSARSIRVRDLEAGTDAEFAYDLLLYATGARPLLPPIEGLDLDGVYQVRTLDDARSLRSALEAPPRNAVVIGGGYIGLEVAEAFHNLHIPVTVFEMAPTVLSRTMDPEMGELVASKVRALGIEIHTGTPVDAVIGENGRVVAVEGSGTTYPADIVALGLGSIPNAALADASGIPLGPTGGVAVDDHQQTGADGVYAAGDCTEAIHRVTGNPVNLHLGTVANKQGRVAGTNLGGGSATFPGVLGTAITKVVDIEIARTGLTLSEAADAGIDAVAAGLRSSTAAGYWPMSTSMRIRTVVERRSGRLLGAQIVGGPGAGKRIDTFATALWAGMTADELEYVDLSYSPPFSGVWDPANVAARKARRAAARQ; encoded by the coding sequence ATGAGCCGGCTCATCGTCGTCGGTGGTGATGCCGCCGGCATGTCCGGAGCGAGCCAGGCCCGGCGGATGGACCCCGGCCTCGACATCGTCGTCTTCGAGCGAACACACTGGGTGAGCTATGCGGCATGCGGCATCCCCTACTACGTGGGCGGTGATGTCGAAGAGTTGCGGCAACTCCAGGCCAGAACACCTGAGCAGTTCGCCACGATGGGCATCGACGTGCGGCTTGGCCAGGAAGTCACGGCGATCAACGTTTCCGCCAGGAGCATCCGAGTCCGCGATCTCGAGGCCGGCACGGACGCCGAGTTCGCATACGACCTGCTCCTGTATGCGACCGGGGCAAGGCCTCTGCTCCCACCGATCGAAGGTCTGGATCTCGACGGCGTCTACCAGGTTCGCACGCTCGACGATGCCCGGAGCCTCCGGTCCGCGCTCGAGGCACCGCCGCGCAATGCAGTCGTGATCGGGGGCGGTTACATCGGACTCGAGGTCGCGGAGGCCTTCCACAACCTGCACATACCGGTCACCGTCTTCGAGATGGCGCCAACGGTTCTCTCACGCACGATGGACCCCGAGATGGGAGAACTCGTGGCCTCCAAGGTGCGGGCGCTCGGTATCGAGATCCACACCGGCACCCCGGTGGACGCCGTGATCGGAGAGAACGGCCGCGTCGTCGCCGTCGAGGGCTCCGGAACGACCTACCCGGCCGACATCGTCGCACTCGGCCTGGGCTCGATACCGAACGCCGCACTGGCCGACGCATCGGGCATCCCTCTCGGTCCCACGGGCGGCGTTGCCGTCGACGATCACCAGCAGACCGGCGCCGACGGGGTCTACGCGGCAGGCGACTGCACAGAGGCAATCCACCGGGTCACGGGCAATCCGGTGAATCTTCATCTCGGTACGGTTGCGAACAAGCAGGGCCGTGTCGCGGGAACCAACCTGGGAGGCGGCAGCGCAACCTTCCCCGGCGTTCTCGGGACCGCCATCACGAAAGTGGTCGACATCGAGATCGCCAGAACGGGTCTCACGCTTTCGGAAGCAGCCGATGCGGGCATCGATGCGGTGGCCGCGGGGTTGCGCAGTTCAACAGCAGCAGGTTATTGGCCGATGTCGACCTCCATGAGGATTCGCACCGTGGTCGAACGCCGTTCGGGCAGACTGCTGGGTGCCCAGATCGTGGGAGGTCCCGGTGCAGGCAAGCGCATCGACACCTTCGCCACGGCCCTGTGGGCCGGGATGACCGCAGACGAGCTGGAGTACGTCGACTTGTCCTACTCGCCGCCGTTCTCAGGAGTGTGGGACCCGGCCAACGTCGCTGCGCGCAAAGCTCGTCGAGCTGCCGCGAGGCAGTAG
- a CDS encoding alpha/beta hydrolase family protein — protein MDLPELQRVVFPAHERGEYGEALDAIDRYQIKDPDEVVDVAFWRMCLLSLLGRTDEACAEFARRLDEGLWWGERIIADHDLDAVRDDSEWQRLAAVSIARAEEATTGPLEPLDVRPDGETVGTLVLLHGFGWRPQSILDRYRPALGWGYRLVALHGTVPVAAGRFAWPAEGAETVAIGQLHQIGDPERPIFSGFSQGAGVAVRLAWSGRVDTAGVFLVAPAFGPRGAPTPDTVQRPVPTVILAGSEDRRIDKIRRVSKDLQALGTPVRYDERRGLGHDWPGDFAETLKAALAWIRAEL, from the coding sequence ATGGACTTGCCCGAGCTGCAACGTGTCGTCTTCCCGGCACACGAACGAGGCGAGTACGGGGAGGCGCTCGACGCCATCGATCGGTACCAGATCAAGGATCCCGATGAGGTCGTCGACGTGGCCTTCTGGCGGATGTGTCTGCTGTCGCTGCTCGGGCGAACCGACGAGGCGTGCGCCGAATTCGCCCGCAGACTCGACGAGGGGCTCTGGTGGGGCGAACGGATCATCGCCGATCACGACCTCGACGCGGTGCGTGACGATTCGGAGTGGCAGCGGCTCGCCGCCGTCAGCATCGCACGAGCGGAAGAAGCGACGACCGGGCCGCTCGAGCCTCTCGACGTCCGGCCCGACGGAGAGACCGTGGGGACGCTCGTGCTCCTGCACGGATTCGGTTGGCGTCCGCAGTCGATCCTCGACCGGTACCGGCCTGCGCTCGGCTGGGGGTACCGACTCGTCGCGCTCCACGGCACCGTGCCCGTCGCCGCGGGACGGTTCGCCTGGCCGGCCGAGGGTGCCGAAACAGTCGCGATCGGACAACTCCATCAGATCGGTGACCCGGAGAGGCCCATCTTCTCCGGGTTCTCCCAAGGCGCGGGCGTCGCCGTCCGGCTTGCCTGGTCCGGCCGGGTCGACACCGCCGGTGTCTTCCTGGTTGCACCGGCGTTCGGACCTCGCGGCGCCCCAACCCCCGACACGGTGCAGCGGCCCGTCCCCACTGTCATCCTCGCCGGCAGCGAAGACCGACGCATCGACAAGATCCGTCGAGTGTCAAAGGACCTCCAGGCCCTTGGCACGCCGGTGCGATACGACGAACGTCGTGGCCTCGGACACGACTGGCCCGGCGACTTCGCCGAGACCCTCAAAGCCGCCCTCGCCTGGATACGAGCCGAGCTGTAG